ggggggggggggtgcactaaCAGCAACGTGCAGGATGCACTGATCAGAGGGGATTGGATAGTCCGGGGGCAAGACATGCATTTCTGCAACCACTGACATGTGTCCCGCATGGTGTGTGgtttccctggtgccagggtaaaggacatcgctGAGAATATGTTGAGGGGGAAGGGGGATGAACCAGaagttgtgatccatgtgggaaccAATGACACAGGAAGAAAAAGAggttgaggtcctacaggcagagtttcaGCAGTTCAGGAGGAAATGAAACAGCAGGACCTCAAAAGATATCAATCTCTGCATTCCTCCCAGTGCCACTCACTAGCGAGTGGGAGAATTGTAGGAGAAGACAAGTTAACGCGTGGCGAGAGAACGGTGCAGGAGGGACAGCTTCTGACTCCTGgagcattgaatcatagaaatttgcagcgcaggTGGCCACCTTGGCCCGTTGTGCTTGTGTTGGCTCTgtgtgtgtcaactgtggctcagtgggtagagctCTCAGttcagtcagaaagtcgtgggttcaaatcccactccagggaaatTTCAggtctaacttgattgagttctttgaagtaatggagagggttgatgagggtagtgaggttgatgcagtgtatatggacttttacAAGGAGTTTGACAAAGCACCACATTGTAGACTTGTGAATAAAATTGAAGCCTATTGGATTAAAGTGGCAGTGACtgtgtggatatgaaattggctgagttgtggtgaagggttgtttttccaGACTGGAATGTGTATAATGTGGTGTCCCCCAGGATCGCTATTGGGACTGCTGCTCTTTGTGAGACACATCAACGACCTGGGCTTGGTGATACAGGGCATTATTTCAAAGttaacagatgacacaaaactcaaatgtagtaaacagtaacagacttcaggagcacAGACAGATTGGTGACAtgtaatttaacacagagaagtgtgaagtgatacactttgaTCGGCAgaaagaggagaggcaatataaataaaATGGTCGCTCTTACCCTCAAGATCCAGGTGCAGTCGGCCCGAGGGGGGTAATACGCAGGATAGTACGGGGAAGAGAAATTCCCGCGCCCTTCCAAAACCTCTCTGCATTCTATCAGAAACAAATCACCTCTCTGGTTAGTGGGGACTGTTATACATTAGTAAAAGCACAGATACACTGGGAGAGACCAGAGGATGCATCAGGGAGTCGCATCTTGGAGAAGCACCAATGGGCAGGCTGGGGGGGCGGCTGGCCCCCAATAACTCGGGCAAATGTCAGCAGGGAGACCACCCGAACCACAACACATCAATGTTACAGATCACTGACACATGACACGATTGAGCGTTCCCATTGTTACTTCCAATAGAATTCTACATCAAAAACATAATTAAACACGGCCACAGCAACCTGCGATCAGTGATAATGTACACGAGGAAGGGGCTTCGATAGGGAGTTAATGTACCGGAGGGAGGGGCTTCAATGAGGAGTTAGTGTACCCAAGAGGCTTCAATGGGAAGTTAGTGTACCGGGAGGGGGAGGCAGGCTTCGATGGGGAGTTAGTGTACCCGAGGGAGGGGCTTCAATGGGTCAATGTAGCACAGGGAGAGGGTCAATGCACCACAGGGAGGGGCTTTGATGGGGGTATTATAAACTTCTAAGGGAATCAATCTCTCTCTTTGTGTTCACAATCTTGCAGGAAGGAATGCAAAAAGTACAAAGCCCTGGCAGTTTCACCAACGCCATTGATTGCATAGCTGAAACTATTTACCATCCGGCTCTCCTGCCCCACTCCCACAAACCAGCTCTGGTCATCAGGGACTCTCTGGCCCCTGGTGTCCAATGCTGCTAAAAGCGCACGAGAAAAATACACTGTAAAACATACTTCCCTCAATTACATCACATTAAAATCCGCCGGCCCCAAAAGTGCCAGCAGTCGCTACAGAAACAGAAAAACAGGGCGTGCTGAGTTGCAAGCCAATTGTGAGTGAGCTTCAATGCCAGGCTCACTCAAGTCCCGGGCCGGGCCAAGTCACACTTGGGTTCTCACTGCAATGAGATTCTTACCTTTTTTCTTTGGAAGTTGTCTGAACTCTGCTTTGAATCCCGGGTAATTCTCATCTTCATCTGTTATCAGCGTCACCAGCATCACGTTACGAGACGACATCAGCTTGAGCGCATTGGTTGGAGGATAGGTGCCACAGCGCCTGTGGGTGAGAACCAGCAGTACATCTCAGATAGATTACATGTGCTTGTATGTCATGCACCATTCAGTCATGCCTGCAGGTGGCATCTCGATAGAATTGGCCCATGATACAGCTCCCTGTCAGTCACACCCATACCCTGAGATAGGATGCAAGCTTCAGATcccgacactcacaccgacaccacTAACTCTCTCGAAGAGAGACTCACTGTGCTCACTCCCCACGTACAAAGGATTTATATAGTATCTTCGGGACATTCCAGggcgctttgtagccaatgaagtacttttgaaatgttgtcactgttgcagtgtaggaaatgtggcagccaatttgcacacagcaagctcccacaaacaggaatgtgataatgatcagataatctatttttaggtgttggttggggGAGAAATGACTgcagaacactgggagaactcccccagCTATTCTTCCAATAGTGGTTGTGGGATGACACAGCTGGGAGAGCAGACGTtcaacgtctgatccgaaagacggcacttccgacagtgcagcactccatcagtcctgccctggagtgtcagcctggattatactgATGTTTCTTCCAGACTAAGGATCACTGTTCAAGGGAGCAATTGGCACTGACGCTCAGCATCCCCTCAAACCACAGTATGGGGGTAGGGAGTGTCAGGACGCAGACCTCCCCCAGCACCAAGCATCTTCTTTCCAAGTGCCGGAATCCAGGGCAGGCTGCCGGGCACTGTGGGAAGGGTGAAAGCAGTTACCCATGGGACTGTCTCACAACTGACAGAACATAGAACTGAGCAGCAACAGGAAAACACAATCCTGCATATAGCGAGCGCTACAACCAGCCCCCGGCAGAGAGACGGCCAGACCATTGTGGGGGTCTTCGCCCGCAGACTGGTcccgaggtgggtggggggggggccgctCTGGTTTGCTGTGATCGGGACATGGCCAGCAGCCTGCCACTCACACTTACTCAGTTATCTCCCGTTTCTCGATGGGACTCAGTGAGTCATAGACCGTCACAAAGTCATTGTGGCAGGTTCGTTCCAGGTCGAAGGTCACAAAGTTGAGTTCAAGAACGTGGTCAGGATCTGCCCGGATAACCCACTGACACCAGGAATTGGCAGGGTAGGGAGAATTCGGAAATCCCGGTGAGGTAAATATGCTGAAAACTCCAGATTTTGCATGCAGGTCATAAGAGCAGCTTTCTGTCAAAGAAAAGATAAATGATAAAACACATACTGCTAGACTCCACAGCAGCACTCTGCTCCTCCCCTATTCACAGGGCAAACAGCTCCCTCACACCATTCCGTCCACTCTGCTCAACCACCTACAACAGCACGAAACCAGGCTCGAAACCCGGCCCCTAAACCacactggcccccccccccccaaaaaaaacaccgaCTCCTCAAAAACCCCAACCCAACCATCGGGACCAGCGAGACACCGGGCCCTAAACCATAGCCCCCAAACTGCTGCACAGAGAACCTACAGACGGCAGGTGGTTGCCAAGAGCAACACCTCCCGTGCAGACCGAATGTCCTCAGTACTTACTGTCCTTTGGTGGCTTCACCTTCCGTGGATCAGCACCTGAAAACACAATCATAGTGTTAGCACAATACTGGGACAGAACGTTCCCTCTCACaccacccgctgcccctcccccatcgctcctcccccctctcccccccctccccctcatccccacctccacctccacctccacctccacctccacctccacctccacctcccacacTGCTCCTCCCCACTCACACAAATGACAATGGATGAAAATTGCCTCAGGGTAGAGGCGGAGGGAGGAATGaaggaggggatctcatggaagggggaaagttggggtgaaggaggtgtgAGAAAGGGGAACAGGGCAAGGTACCAGGACAGCCAGGGGAGAATTTGTTTCCTCATCTCTAGCAAAGAAAATTTACAATGAAATGTCGTTAATGCAGACACAATTGTGGGACCCTCGATAAAACACAGCTACCCGCCCACACTGAACGCACTGGAAAACGAGCAGTACTTACGACCGACTACCATGTTGGTAACACTCAACGATGTAGCAGTATCTGGATTGCTAGACCTGCCATACTTCGTCATAGATACAGAACTAATGGCTTTATCGAGTTCGGCCTCGTTCTCTGGTGGGACTTGACATTCAAGCCAATAATAAGCGATCACAGAACCTTCACTGCAGGGAGAAGTGGTGGAGGCAGGTCAGACAGATCCCAGAAATACTCAACTCTCAATAGTTCACAAAGCTCAAATAACTGAAGCAACAAGAGACAAGTGAAACAATTCACAAGCCGTCCTCTCGTTCCTGTACGCCACCAACCAAAGCCACACAGATCGTAGGCCCCAGGTTCAACTCCGAGACAACCACAATTAACCTCAGCACCCAGTTAGGGAGGTGGGACATCAACCTGGGGTCAGGCTGCTGACCCCGACCTGGTGAAAAATCATCCCTCGAATTCTTTATGGGTGCGGGCTCCTTTAACGTGCTGCCAAGCCCATTCACATTTCCGGGTACACGCAGTTTGTCCAGTTTAAAAGCCGGTGCAACGGCTGTGCAGGACCACCAGAAGTTAAAGGGGACATTGCAAGTGACCCCTCGGGCAAAAGGTCAGAATGTGACTGTCAGTGAGCACATGATCAGGCTGGCCTGGAATGTACCCTCAGCACAATCACTAGATCCCACAGGAAGAATGGGAGATGCCCAGGCCTCTATACCCCAATATTCAGCAATATGGGACCCTGTGCCCCGATATGCAGCAATATGGGACCCTGTGCCCCGATATGCAGCAATATGGGACCCCGTGCCCCGATATGCAGCAATATGGGACCCTGTGCCCCGATATGCAGCAATATGGGACCCTGTGCCCCGATATGCAGCAATATGGGACCCTGTGCCCCGATATGCAGCAATATGGGACCCTGCGCCCCGATATGCAGCAATATGGGACCCTGCGCCCAGATAGTCAGCAATATGGGACCCTGCGCCCAGATAGTCAGCAATATGGGACCCTGCGCCCAGATAGTCAGCAATATGGGACCCTGCGCCCAGATAGTCAGCAATATGGGACCCTGCGCCCAGATAGTCAGCAATATGGGACCCTGCGCCCAGATAGTCAGCAATATGGGACCCTGCGCCCAGATAGTCAGCAATATGGGACCCTGCGCCCAGATAGTCAGCAATATGGGACCCTGCGCCCAGATAGTCAGCAATATGGGACCCTGCGCCCAGATAGTCAGCAATATGGGACCCTGCGCCCAGATAGTCAGCAATATGGGACCCTGCGCCCAGATAGTCAGCAATATGGGACCCTGTACCCAGATAGTCAGCAATATGGGACCCTGTACCCAGATAGTCAGCAATATGGGACCCTGTACCCAGATAGTCAGCAATATGGGACCCTGTACCCAGATAGTCAGCAATATGGGACCCTGTACCCAGATAGTCAGCAATATGGGACCCTGTACCCAGATAGTCAGCAATATGGGACCCTGTACCCAGATAGTCAGCAATATGGGACCCTGTACCCAGATAGTCAGCAATATGGGACCCTGTACCCAGATAGTCAGCAATATGGGACCCTGTACCCAGATAGTCAGCAATATGGGACCCTGTACCCAGATAGTCAGCAATATGGGACCCTGTACCCAGATAGTCAGCAATATGGGACCCTGTACCCAGCAATATGGGATCCTGTACCCCGATAGTCAGCAACACAGCTTCCTGCAGGATCAGGCTGTCCAATTAGGGGCCTACCTGAATGCAGTAACTGTGGAACGGACGTAGTACGGAGCCACTGCATCGATTTGCTGGTAATTTTCCTGAagctgaaaaagttaaaaaaaaacacaagaggAAAAGAGTGAATTAAATAAACCTTGTGCATTTTTACTGCAAACTGAAGCTACATTTAGGCTTGAATTTCACCGACTATGTGACCGGCTTTTCGTTGTGATCTGACCCTCCGCTGCTAAACCCAATTGGGGGAGGGACGCCGCGTGcggggggttgaggggggggggggcggtggcagggGTATGATCCCCGCTGTAGGGCGTGTGGGGCATAGGTTGCTTTCTTTGCTCAGTAGTCAGTCAATTAAGGAAAGAGGTGCCTGGAATCAGGGCCCAATAGATTGGAGTCGAGGATCCATGAAAAGGCTGTGTATCCAAGGCTGACAAAGATTGGACGTTATTGGAGAGGTGGATGACtggttggcggggggggtgggacAGGGAAAGATGGAATCTCACATGGCGTCTATTGGGGTATGGGGTAATTGACCACTCCATGCCCAGAGCGGTCAGTCAACTTGTGGAGAGTCCGCAATCCTGCCCCAGCCCCCGAGCCCATGGATACAGGGTGAAGGCTGTACACTGATGGACAAAGCCACACCATCAAGCTCTTTACTAAGCCCCAGGCTGAGAATAGCTTACCATTGGTGAAGTGTCAAGTCTTATTCTTTCCATCTGAGGAAATGGAAGTTCTGCAACAAATTGAGAACTGTATCGATTTTCCATAACGGCACAGTCTTTACATTAAAGATCCAATTTGTGATCAGTAGTCTGGGGGAGCATTAATTATTCCACCATCAAAGTACTTGTGCCAATTCTGTCAGCTAACCAGAGCAGATAGTGCCGCCATAACTGGACGTTACAGGTCAGTCTCGGAAGCGAGCGTCGGATATGGGAGCAGCATTTAACATTCAGCATGACATATATCTCTGACCAGGCCCAAATCCTGTACTCGTATCACACAGCATCAAGCAACCAGCAATAATAGTTTCTTGAAGAAAGAACTTGACAACTAAAAATACATTCTTGAAGAGCATTAGGATCAGGGCAGCATAGATAATCCTTGTGGACAAGAACCAGGCAGGTATATGCAGAggcactttactctgtatctaacccgtgctgtacctttcctgggagtgtttgatggggacagtgtagagggagctttactctgtatcgaaccccgtgctgtacctgccctgggagtgtttgatggggacagtgtagagggagctttactctgtatctaaccccgtgctgtacttgccctgggaatgtttgatggggacagtgaagagggagctttactctctatctaacacgtgctgtacctgccctgggagtatttgatgggataagCACAAACTCACCATTTGCTCCACTGTAGCTGCGAGAGCCTGAAATTCTTTAGACTCGGAGTCCTCCAGAGTCTCAACAAACTTCTTGTTGGTGATGGTAAGGTAGCCATTGTACATTTTCTTGATTCGATTATCTGGCCGAACTAGGAGATCAAAACCATAGTTAACAAGAAGAACGGTTCTCATTCAGGATTTGTCCAGCTCCTCCTATAAAAGTCTCACTCCTATACTATGGAGTGCAAAACAAATATAGCCAGGGTAGTGAGCCTTGTCTGTAATCGCACTGTTAGAAACTGAAGATGCCCGAAAATGTATAAAATTGATACGAATGTATAAAACATACgaatgctgtgttttaaatcaTTGTTTAAAACTGGAGACTAAGTGTCTACTCAGAATGCTttgaaatgctaatgtcttggtaccCTGGTGAGATGTGacagcattctgcactatgacaaccattatctgtggtTTATAGTTAAAACTTCAGTTTTGttgtgtatctttaagacaatttgttatagaaagacttagaatggatggaatTTGAGAGTTAACAAACATGTTGCTACGTCATAAAAGAGATAACGATTCTAAAGTGAGCActtttctggtttggcctcattGGATCAAAGGAGAGGATAGGGACGAGAAAGATGGAACGATTTCCACAGGAAGATTAGTGTAAACATCTTCAGGGCGGGCTTTCTTTTgagaatcaagacaaagaactagaagccttattCGATATTAAGTTTTTAGGGAAATCTCTTTCGGTCAAAAGGTCAGTACCACCCCTAAAAATGGAACAAAAGGCAGTCTTCCTCAAGGTTGCGCTTAGACAGTGTGAGGGGAGAATGAAACAGAAGTCAAGCTGGTCAAACACTCGAGTGATCCCACgccgaaggaagctctagacagagaaaaagagactgcaagccagagagCTGCTCACGTGTGCCAACCGTTTCTCCGATCGGCATCGATATCAACTACCTGTTCCGGTTATATGTTTTTGCTGTattactaatgtgttatattctgtcttaaattcTGATTAATCACAAGATACCCATCAGATtagtttacagtcgatcctgattattaaagtgaccagagatagtctTAAACGTGGCTATTTCTTACAACACATGTCGAAGCGGGCTGCGCCCTGGCTAGCCCAGTCATGGCGCACTGTGCCCTAGCTAGCCCAGTCATGGCACACTGTGCCCTGGCTAGCCCAGTCATGGCGCACTGTGCCCTAGCTAGCCCAGTCATGGCGCACTGTGCCCTAGCTAGCCCAGTCATGGCGCACTGTGCCCTGGCTAGCTCTGTCTAGAAAcatggaaaaataggtgcaggagtaggccattcggcccttcaagcctgcaccgccattcaataagatcatggctgattattccttcagtacccctttcctgctttctctccataccccttgatcccgttagccgtaagagccatatctaactccctcttgaatatatccagtgaactggcatcaacaactctctgcgatcgggaattctacaggttaacaactcagtgaagaagttcctcctcgtctcagtcctaaatggcccaccccttatcctacgactatgtcccctggttctggacttccccaacatcgggaacattcttcccgcatctaacctgtccagtcccatcagaatcttatacgtttcaatgagatcccctctcatccttctaaactccagtgaataaaggcccatttgatccagtctctcctcatatgacagtccagccatccctggaatcagtctggtgaaccttcgctgcactccctcaatagcaagaacgtccttcctcagactaggagaccaaaactgaactcaatattccaggtgaggcctcactaaggctctgtacaactgcagtaagtcctccctgcttctatattcaaatcctctagttatgacggctaacataccatttgccttcttcaccgtctgctgtacctgcatgccaactttcaatgactgatgaaccatgacacccaggtctcgttgaccttcctaatctgccgccattcagataatatttgtgtttgtgtttgcctttgtgtttttgcccccaaaatggataacctcacatttatccacattatactgcatctgccatgcatttgcccgctcacctaacctgtccaagtcaccctgcagcctcttagtgtcctcctcatagctcactccacgacccagcttagtgtcatctgcaaacttggagatattacactcaattccttcatccaaatcgttaatgtatattgtaaagagctggggtcccagcactgagccctgcggcactccactagtcactgcctgccattctgaaaagaacccgtttatcccgactctctgcttcctgtctgccaaccagttacctatccacgtcaatacattacccccaataccatgtgctttgattttgcacaccaatctcttgtgcgggaccttgtcaaaagccttctgaaatgccaaatacaccacatccactggttctcccttgtccactctgcgagttacatcctcaaaaaattccagaagattcatcaagcatgatttccccttcataaatccatgctgacttgatccgatcctgtcagcgctttccaaatgcgctgctatttcatccttcatgatcgattccaacattttccccactactgatgtcaagctaaccagtctataattacccgttttctctctccctcatttttttaaaaaggggtgctacattagctaccctccagtccatgggaactgatccagaatcgatagactgatggaaaatcatcaccaatgcatccactatttctagggctacttccttgagcactctgggatgcagactatcaggccccggggatttatcggccttcaatcccatcaatttccccaacacaatttcccgcctaataaggatatccttcagttcctccttcttactagacccactgtccccgagtaccttcggaaggttatttgtatcttccttcgaagacagaaccgaagtattggttcaattgatctgccatttctttgttccccattataatttcacctgaatccgactgcaagggacctacgtttgtctttactaatctttttctcttcacatatttctagaagcttttgcagtcagtttttatgttccctgcaagcttcctctcgtactcttattttccccctcttaattaaacccttagtcctcctttgttaaattctaaatttctcccagtcctcaggtttgttgctttttctagccaatatatatgcctcttccttggctttaacactatccttaatttcctttgttagccatggttgagccaccttcccagttttatttttactccagacagtgatgtacatttgctgaagttcatccatgtgatctttaaatgtttgccattgcttatccaccgtcaaacctttaagtatcgtttgccagtctaatctagccaattcacgcctcataccgccgaagttacctttccttaagttcaggacccgagcttccaaattaactttgtcactctccatcttagtaaagaattctaccatattatggtcacttcccccccccccccccaaggggcctcgcacaacaagattgctacttagtcccttctcattacacaatacccagctccctggttggttcctcgacatattggtctagaaaaccatccctaatacactccagaaaatcttcctccaacgcattgctaccagttaggttagcccaatcaatgtgtagattaaagtcgcccatgattactgctgtacctttattgcacacatcccttatttcttgtttgatgctgtccccaacctcactactactatttggtggtctgtacacaacacccattagcgttttctgccctttggaattccgcagctccacccataccaattccacatcatacaggctaatgtccctccttactactgcattaatttcctctttaaccagcaacgccaccccgcctccttttcctttctgtctatccttcctaaatattgaatatccttggatgttgagttcccagccttggtcaccctggagccatgtctccgtgatgccaatcacatcatatccgttaactgctatttgcgcagttaattcatccaccttattccgaatactcctcgcattgaggcacagagccttcaggcttgtttttttaaaaacacactttgcctctttagaattttgctgtaatgtggcccctgttgttttttgccttgggtttctctgccctccacttttactattctcctttctatattttgcttctgcctcctttttatttccctctgtctccctgcataggttcccatccccctgccatattagtttaactcctctacaacagcactggcaaacactccccctaggatattggttccggtcctgcccaggtacagaccgtccggtttgtactggtcccacctcccccagaaccagttccaatatcccaggaatttgaatccctcccttctgcaacaatcctcaagccacgtattcatctgagctatcctgcgattcctactctgactagcacgtggcactggtagcaatcctgagattactcattttgaggtcctactttttaatttagttcctagctccctaaatgcgcctcgtaggacctcatcccgttttttacctatggcattggtacctatatgcaccacgacaactggctgtttcaccctcccttttcagaatgtcctgcactcactccgagacatccttgacccttgcaccagggaggcaacataccattctggagtctcggttgcggccgcagaaacacctatctattccccttacaattgaatcccctatcactatcgctctgccactctttttcctgccctcctgtgcagcagagccagccacggtgccatgaacttggctgctgctgctcccccctgatgagtcatccccctcaacagtactcaaagcggtgtatctgttttgcagggggatgaccacagggggtcccctgcactgctcttcctgttggtcttccattcctatctggctgtgtaccctttaccggtGGTAAgagcaactcactaaacgtgctattcaggtCATTctgagcatcatgcatgctccagagtgaatccaaccgcagttccagttccgcaacgcggttcgtcaggagctggaggcggatacacttcccgcacacgtagtcgtcagggacaccggaggcgtccccaatttcccacatagtacaggaggagcataacatgtgtccgagctctcctgccatgacttaacccttagttacacttaaattggcaacaagagtgctaaatgttactcactgatgtagaaaagaaaaaagaaaagctacttaccattcaccagccaatcacttacccccttggctgtgacgtcacctttcgatttctttctactactttttgcCCTGGCTAGCTCTGTCCCGGCGCACTGCGCCCTGGCTAGCTCTGTCCCGGCGCACAGTGCTCTGGATATTTAACTGTCTTAGCACACTGCTCTGGATATTTTGCTCTCTATAATTCCACTTGCACTTTGAGAGAAATCCTCAGCTTTCTAATTGAGGGTGTAGTCCTGATCCAGTCGAGCCATACTTACAGTGAAAATGCCAAACAAGGAGCCCGATCATCAGTGACAGGAGAGCTGCCCCAATAACCAGCCCCACAATTAGCATCACGTCTCTTGGTCTCCGTTTCTCGAACTTCTTCTGGTCACTTGCTGGAAGGAACTCCATTTCCTCAGACAGGCCATTTATTTCCTGCAAAAGCCCAGAAGTTGCTGTTAAATCCTGCCGGGCTGGTGCAccaccccaccctgacacacagaaacatagaaacatcgaaaataggtgcaagagtaggccatttggtacttcgagcctgcaccgccattcaataagacca
This window of the Pristiophorus japonicus isolate sPriJap1 unplaced genomic scaffold, sPriJap1.hap1 HAP1_SCAFFOLD_1702, whole genome shotgun sequence genome carries:
- the LOC139243497 gene encoding suppressor of tumorigenicity 14 protein homolog codes for the protein MKEPGLKFDPKRDEINGLSEEMEFLPASDQKKFEKRRPRDVMLIVGLVIGAALLSLMIGLLVWHFHFRPDNRIKKMYNGYLTITNKKFVETLEDSESKEFQALAATVEQMLQENYQQIDAVAPYYVRSTVTAFSEGSVIAYYWLECQVPPENEAELDKAISSVSMTKYGRSSNPDTATSLSVTNMVVGRADPRKVKPPKDKSCSYDLHAKSGVFSIFTSPGFPNSPYPANSWCQWVIRADPDHVLELNFVTFDLERTCHNDFVTVYDSLSPIEKREITERCGTYPPTNALKLMSSRNVMLVTLITDEDENYPGFKAEFRQLPKKKECREVLEGRGNFSSPYYPAYYPPRADCTWILRVPESMKVKVVFNVFLLQEQHDGVCKDYVEINNEKICKHRGQLVRLGDTNEMTIRFHSDAAESNRGFSALFEPYDVTKPCPNEFACKSGRCIQKDLACDGWNDCGDHSDEFKC